Proteins co-encoded in one Rattus rattus isolate New Zealand chromosome 5, Rrattus_CSIRO_v1, whole genome shotgun sequence genomic window:
- the Aar2 gene encoding protein AAR2 homolog — MASMQMDPELAKQLFFEGATVVILNMPKGTEFGIDYNSWEVGPKFRGVKMIPPGVHFLYYSSVDKANPRDVGPRMGFFLSLKQRGLTVLRWNAVQEEVDLSPAPEAEVEAMRANLPELDQFLGPYPYGTLKKWVSLTNFISEATMEKLQPESRQICAFSDVLPVLSMRYTKDRVEQNLPLCGTECRSYQEGLARLPEMKPRAGTEIRFSELPTQMFPAGATPAEITRHSMDLSYALETVLSKQFPGNPQDVLGELQFAFVCFLLGNVYEAFEHWKRLLNLLCRSETAMVKHHALYVSLISILYHQLGEIPADFFVDIVSQDNFLTSTLQVFFSSACSVAVEATLRKKAEKFQAHLTKKFRWDFTSEPEDCAPVVVELPENIETA; from the exons ATGGCTTCCATGCAGATGGATCCTGAGTTAGCCAAGCAACTCTTCTTTGAAGGAGCCACTGTGGTCATTCTGAACATGCCCAAGGGGACAGAGTTTGGCATTGACTACAACTCCTGGGAGGTGGGGCCCAAGTTCCGGGGTGTGAAGATGATCCCCCCTGGTGTCCACTTCCTTTACTACAGCTCTGTGGACAAGGCCAATCCCAGGGACGTGGGCCCTCGGATGGGCTTCTTTCTTAGCCTGAAGCAGCGGGGCTTGACAGTTCTGCGCTGGAATGCAGTTCAGGAAGAGGTAGAcctgtctccagctccagaggctgaAGTAGAGGCCATGAGAGCCAATCTCCCAGAGCTGGACCAGTTTCTGGGACCTTACCCATATGGTACACTCAAGAAGTGGGTCTCACTCACCAACTTCATCAGTGAGGCCACCATGGAGAAGCTGCAGCCTGAGAGCCGGCAGATCTGCGCCTTCTCAGATGTGCTTCCCGTGCTTTCCATGAGGTACACCAAGGACAGGGTGGAGCAGAACCTACCCCTCTGTGGCACCGAGTGCAGAAGCTACCAAGAGGGCTTGGCCCGGCTGCCTGAGATGAAGCCCAGGGCGGGGACAGAGATCCGCTTCTCAGAGCTGCCCACTCAGATGTTCCCAGCAGGAGCCACACCAGCAGAGATCACCAGGCACAGCATGGACTTGAGCTATGCCCTCGAGACTGTGCTCAGCAAGCAGTTCCCTGGCAACCCCCAGGATGTCCTTG GTGAACTCCAGTTTGCCTTTGTGTGCTTCCTGCTGGGCAATGTGTATGAGGCATTTGAGCACTGGAAGCGGCTCCTGAACCTCCTGTGTCGGTCTGAAACTGCCATGGTGAAGCACCACGCCCTGTACGTCAGCCTCATCTCCATCCTGTATCACCAGCTCGGTGAGATCCCGGCTGACTTCTTTGTGGACATTGTCTCCCAGGACAACTTCCTCACTAGTACCTTACAG gttttcttttcttccgcCTGCAGTGTTGCTGTGGAAGCCACcctgaggaagaaggcagaaaagtTCCAAGCCCACCTGACTAAGAAGTTCCGCTGGGATTTTACTTCAGAGCCAGAGGACTGCGCCCCAGTGGTGGTGGAGCTCCCTGAGAACATCGAGACTGCCTAA